From Girardinichthys multiradiatus isolate DD_20200921_A chromosome 3, DD_fGirMul_XY1, whole genome shotgun sequence, the proteins below share one genomic window:
- the mdc1 gene encoding mediator of DNA damage checkpoint protein 1 isoform X2, giving the protein MDATQAIRDSILESEEEENEEENQNERGKPLAKLCILRNPHIPEKELPLFLGDNILGRDPNLCTLQLLAPSVSKQHATVSISVYRRRGRDSEVDTEALVWDLGSMNGTRRGRLKLTPNVRYALSEGDGLILGNIPCRYVSSRVDSPSSLGDVGTSLGRHSEVNTRLSDSSDSKRDDVDTEGKECLKSNTKATRTPVTGGCLSFEQTPIQPKKTLVPESDSDSESERGGRGDRKQKTIVSDSDSHKSSPSSNAFLSPQNKVVPESEDESPITPSSSNRNGSNRHVSLSIEKTNVDLGQQRLNQNNSPAFVENGEEGDEGAANGGTYSEESGKNVKRQISKSLKKGSESPTSTSKVYRDAIPEFNLDSDTDVEGGDEEVVPAGQSDQPPSTILPHMDNDTDVDENISDKAPKTLPSTDETTKPSHVAAGFQLEGMITDSDTDVDDDATVTSKAILFQGVHTADSAPPVQSGDFHLDSDTDLDEKEDGGTGAKRENPKIDEALDKSDKPTPTAPHNLHPDSDICDEVVSDPYVAEAGRADLDILSDSDTDLEEDSHPAIPAAKNLSVFSAAASGALKPDYDADTDVDEPLVPQAGEEGNPGDLRMGSDTDVEDEEANLGEAGESQIPHLRRENTPRSLVPVLQNCSTPVQLSEGEVEQMETQAFTSPTSDAEDCGFYAVAETQPFILQTRDCYKGLNPNQASVLESSAVEPEDQSMRGDSFQLEVSDSSHLQGELRALTMENTQAYVSVDVGANLEDTQAYTEKTSAENDSNLESTQPYGEDEEPARCSEMSIKEGCVDLAFEATQAYFSEFYDEGSDEVERQDSARTESVASVCSSALALAETQLMSSSVESNNPVCSIERVKTRVQNETEEHPEKHITEAQSVAQTQPMYTASDEESDIEGLSAESLQPAKVERQPITPSALSLAETQPVHVSSDETQPMELCEDNENNGEDSEVLRPRKRKAKQLHIDNEESQQHTNSSNQSAETQPMNSSEGDDDSDSMPSLRKRKAKPLQLEDETQSLAGSQVSAAESQPSATHEEEQSSKDFISAEKRKANPLDIEDEQIISEAAAGLTSEDGETQPMAACKDEGLPERETKALPLPAAGVSAVEAEAEGRDRKNDNESMTCARKRKSKRLHLEEEETQPITVSEVSASRRKTAETKVLPSAKERREQTKSENDSNQDKAKRDQCRRGRRNTRKQDKHDEEDKNRSAENESQIKDQGDGTLREDDEEREHVEKEELINERKAKGEQRIQKTKSGSEIEDPKEPSLEMAKTDQDEERKRKQEAQKHRVRQEKTESKKKLLKESQENKDEEENPKGSVRVRRTARRTTDAPCEAVPDDFPARRTRSRSNSVGSERSVSGVNTQESKGRGRGRGAQRSSDTFQTTAVRSSRRRTTSAAAEQDSEDQVLSASFNSSSSKMSSTSSHNRGRARGRGRKTLANPNVVTPVIRESEQNSAALSRKPERSSTEFLQQDDKRKPDSHPSGTSRGQRRASDNRALVLKDEGLQSNQENASADLTSPLPKRNMRGRGSKALKTQHVEEAEAPTVSDGDVARNKRQARTSETKRTQKSTEAGRKEEQKEEIPVGIQGRRTSRASSTQVKKNEESLPKREVEDWNKVVVGAAEKRARSQTAVVQKNKNQGLEETQTSGSSMDQDGKEEASEPQIPAMTPSRKRRVSSNSSPVAKTPRSSSASPTTVSRLRAGSQAYKVLFTGVVDESGERVLARLGGAMAKGVSDMNCLVTDKVRRTVKFLCAVAKGVPVVTTQWLEKSGKAGSFLSPYAFVVKDPEQEKKFSFSLQESLRTASSQPLLQGYEIHVTKSVKPEPVHMKDIITCSGATFLPKMPTAHKPQTVVISCEEDLRLCGPAMSASLLIVTAEFILTGILQQRVDFQTHALPPPVTNLQPAAGRERGRKKT; this is encoded by the exons ATGGATGCCACTCAGGCGATCAGGGACTCGATCTTGGAGtcagaggaggaggaaaacGAGGAGGAGAACCAAAATGAAAGAGGGAAGCCATTGGCCAAACTATGCATCTTAAGAAATCCACACATCCCTGAGAAAG AGTTGCCCCTCTTCCTGGGAGATAATATCCTGGGCCGTGACCCCAACCTCTGCACACTGCAGCTGTTGGCACCGTCTGTGTCCAAGCAGCATGCTACCGTCAGTATCTCTGTTTACCGGAGAAGAGGTCGTGACAGTGAAGTGGACACGGAGGCCCTGGTTTGGGACTTAGGGAGCATGAATGGGACACGTAGGGGACGCCTAAAGCTGACCCCTAATGTACGTTATGCCCTCAGCGAGGGTGATGGTTTGATTTTGGGGAACATCCCATGTCGGTATGTAAGCTCCAGGGTGGACTCCCCTTCATCCCTTGGTGACGTGGGGACATCCCTGGGCAGACATTCGGAAGTAAACACCAGATTGTCAGACTCCTCTGACAGCAAACGGGATGACGTTGATACAGAAGGCAAGGAATGTTTAAAAAGCAATACAAAGGCAACGAGGACTCCTGTCACAGGTGGTTGCCTCTCATTTGAGCAAACTCCAATCCAGCCAAAAAAGACCTTGGTGCCAGAATCTGACTCAGACTCAGAGAGTGAAAGAGGGGGTAGAGGAGACAGAAAGCAGAAGACCATTG TATCTGATTCGGACTCCCACAAATCCAGTCCCAGTTCTAATGCATTCTTAAGCCCCCAAAATAAAGTGGTACCTGAAAG TGAAGACGAAAGCCCCATCACACCATCTTCCTCCAACAGAAATGGGTCAAACAGGCACGTCAGTTTAAGCATAGAAAAGACGAATGTCGACTTAGGACAACAGCGTCTGAATCAAAACAACTCACCTGCATTTGTGGAAAACGGTGAGGAGGGGGACGAAGGAGCAGCTAATGGAGGGACATATTCAGAAGAAAGTGGAAAGAATGTGAAAAGGCAAATTAGTAAGAGTCTTAAAAAAGGCAGTGAATCACCCACGTCGACATCAAAGGTCTACCGAGATGCCATCCCTGAATTTAACCTGGACAGTGACACTGATGTAGAGGGAGGAGACGAAGAGGTGGTGCCTGCTGGGCAAAGTGATCAACCCCCAAGCACAATCTTGCCACACATGGACAATGACACTGATGTCGATGAAAATATCTCAGATAAAGCTCCAAAAACTTTGCCTTCCACTGATGAAACAACGAAGCCTTCTCATGTTGCTGCTGGTTTTCAGCTTGAGGGCATGATAACTGACAGTGACACTGATGTGGATGATGATGCCACTGTCACATCAAAAGCCATCTTATTTCAGGGTGTGCACACTGCTGACTCAGCCCCCCCAGTACAGTCTGGAGATTTTCACTTAGACAGCGACACAGATTTGGATGAGAAAGAAGATGGGGGGACTGGAGCAAAACGGGAAAATCCCAAAATAGATGAAGCGCTTGATAAATCTGATAAACCTACACCTACTGCGCCTCACAATCTGCATCCAGACAGTGACATCTGTGATGAAGTGGTGAGCGATCCCTACGTGGCTGAAGCTGGAAGAGCTGATTTGGATATTTTGTCCGACAGTGACACAGACTTGGAAGAAGATTCACACCCAGCTATCCCTGCTGCCAAAAACCTGTCAGTGTTTTCTGCTGCAGCATCAGGAGCTCTCAAGCCAGATTATGACGCAGACACAGATGTTGATGAACCTCTTGTTCCCCAAGCTGGAGAAGAGGGCAATCCAGGTGACCTTAGAATGGGAAGTGATACTGATGTGGAGGATGAGGAGGCAAATCTTGGAGAGGCAGGGGAGAGCCAGATCCCCCACCTGCGGAGAGAAAACACTCCCAGGTCTCTGGTTCCTGTTCTACAGAACTGTTCTACTCCTGTTCAGCTTTCAG AAGGAGAGGTCGAACAGATGGAAACTCAGGCCTTCACAAGCCCCACTTCAG ATGCTGAAGATTGTGGCTTCTATGCTGTGGCTGAAACCCAGCCCTTCATCCTTCAGACCAGAGATTGTTACAAAGGCTTGAACCCAAACCAAGCCTCTGTACTTGAGTCGTCCGCTGTCGAACCTGAGGACCAGTCCATGAGAGGAGATTCCTTCCAGCTGGAAGTGTCTGACAGCAGCCACCTGCAGGGTGAGCTCAGAGCTCTGACCATGGAGAACACCCAAGCTTATGTCTCAGTAGATGTTGGTGCAAACCTGGAGGATACTCAGGCGTATACGGAGAAAACGTCTGCAGAGAATGATTCAAACCTGGAGTCCACACAGCCCTACGGAGAGGACGAGGAGCCTGCTagatgttcagaaatgtctatAAAAGAAGGTTGTGTTGATTTGGCTTTTGAAGCAACTCAGGCTTAtttctcagagttttatgatgAAGGTTCAGATGAAGTAGAGAGACAGGATTCTGCCAGGACTGAAAGTGTGGCTTCGGTGTGCTCATCTGCACTTGCTTTGGCTGAAACCCAGCTAATGTCTTCTTCTGTGGAGTCTAATAATCCAGTTTGCTCCATAGAACGTGTTAAAACCAGAGTTCAGAATGAAACAGAAGAGCATCCAGAAAAACACATCACCGAAGCTCAATCAGTAGCTCAAACACAACCCATGTATACAGCGAGTGACGAGGAGAGCGATATTGAAGGGTTATCAGCAGAGTCCCTGCAGCCTGCAAAAGTAGAGAGACAGCCAATCACTCCTTCAGCCTTGTCGCTCGCTGAAACCCAGCCTGTGCATGTCAGTTCTGATGAAACTCAGCCGATGGAGTTATGCGAAGATAATGAAAATAACGGTGAGGACTCTGAGGTGCTGCGTCCacgaaaaagaaaagcaaagcagCTTCATATTGACAATGAAGAGTCGCAGCAGCACACAAACTCTTCCAACCAATCTGCTGAAACCCAGCCTATGAATTCAAGTGAGGGTGATGATGATTCTGATTCTATGCCAAGCCTACGGAAAAGGAAAGCAAAGCCCCTGCAGCTGGAAGACGAGACACAGTCACTCGCTGGTTCTCAAGTCTCTGCTGCTGAATCTCAGCCTTCAGCTACTCATGAGGAAGAGCAAAGCAGCAAAGACTTCATCTCTGCAGAAAAACGAAAAGCAAATCCGCTGGACATTGAAGACGAGCAAATTATCTCTGAAGCTGCTGCTGGTTTAACGAGTGAAGATGGGGAAACCCAACCGATGGCTGCATGCAAAGACGAAGGTCTGCCCgaaagagaaacaaaagctCTTCCCCTCCCCGCTGCTGGAGTTTCTGCTGTTGAAGCTGAGGCCGAAGGGAGAGACAGAAAAAATGACAATGAATCAATGACATGTGCacgaaaaagaaaatcaaagcgGCTTCATCTTGAAGAAGAGGAGACGCAGCCAATCACAGTTTCTGAAGTCTCTGCATCTCGGAGAAAGACTGCCGAGACAAAAGTTTTACCAAGTGCCAAAGAAAGAAGAGAACAAACCAAGTCTGAGAATGACAGCAATCAGGATAAGGCGAAGCGGGATCAATGCAGAAGAGGGAGAAGAAATACAAGGAAACAGGACAAACATGATGAGGAGGACAAAAATAGGAGCGCTGAAAATGAGAGCCAGATAAAGGATCAAGGAGATGGGACTCTCAGAGAAGACGATGAAGAAAGAGAACATGTGGAGAAGGAAGAGCtgataaatgaaagaaaagcaaaaggaGAACAGAGAATACAGAAGACCAAATCAGGAAGTGAGATAGAAGATCCAAAGGAACCAAGTTTGGAAATGGCAAAGACGGACCAAGATGAGGAACGTAAGAGAAAGCAGgaagcacagaaacacagagTAAGACAGGAGAAAAcagaatctaaaaaaaaactgcttaaagAATCACAAGAAAACAAGGATGAAGAGGAGAACCCGAAAGGTTCTGTCAGAGTCCGACGAACAGCAAGAAGAACAACTGATGCTCCTTGTGAAGCTGTACCTGACGATTTCCCTGCGAGGAGAACCCGATCCCGCTCCAACTCTGTCGGCTCAGAGAGGTCAGTCTCCGGCGTCAACACCCAGGAGAGCAAAGGAAGAGGCCGAGGAAGAGGAGCGCAGAGGAGCAGCGATACCTTTCAGACCACTGCTGTGAGGAGCAGCCGCCGAAGGACGACTTCGGCTGCAGCAGAGCAAGACAGTGAAGATCAGGTGCTCAGTGCCAGCTTTAACTCATCCAGCTCTAAGATGTCCAGCACAAGCTCCCACAACAGAGGAAGAGCGCGAGGAAGAGGGAGGAAAACGCTTGCTAACCCCAACGTTGTTACTCCTGTTATTAGAGAAAGTGAACAGAATTCAGCAGCTTTGAGCCGAAAGCCAGAAAGGTCCTCCACTGAGTTTCTGCAGCAAGATGATAAAAGGAAACCAGACTCTCATCCTAGTGGTACCAGTAGGGGGCAGCGGCGAGCCAGTGACAATAGAGCTTTAGTTTTAAAAGATGAGGGCCTTCAGTCAAATCAGGAAAATGCATCTGCAGATCTAACATCCCCTCTGCCTAAGAGAAACATGAGGGGCAGAGGCtcaaaagcattaaaaaccCAACATGTGGAGGAAGCTGAAGCtcctacagtcagtgatggtgatGTCGCCAGAAACAAGAGACAAGCAAGAACAAGTGAGACAAAAAGAACCCAAAAATCAACAGAGGCAGGAAGAAAAGAGGAGCAAAAGGAAGAAATTCCTGTTGGGATCCAGGGGAGGAGAACAAGCAGAGCCTCAAGCACTCAGGTGAAGAAGAATGAAGAGTCTCTTCCTAAAAGGGAGGTAGAAGACTGGAATAAAGTGGTGGTGGGGGCTGCTGAGAAGAGAGCCAGGAGTCAGACAGCAGTggtccagaaaaataaaaaccagggGCTGGAGGAAACTCAGACATCTGGTTCTTCCATGGACCAGGATGGAAAAGAGGAAGCATCAGAG CCTCAGATCCCGGCCATGACTCCTTCCCGGAAGCGACGGGTCTCTTCAAATTCCTCCCCTGTGGCAAAGACTCCCCGCTCCTCCTCTGCATCTCCAACTACGGTTAGCCGACTACGAGCTGGGAGCCAAGCCTACAAG GTTCTGTTCACAGGAGTGGTGGATGAATCTGGAGAGCGGGTGTTGGCTCGTTTAGGAGGCGCCATGGCCAAAGGCGTCTCAGACATGAACTGTCTTGTGACAGATAAAGTGCGAAGGACGGTGAAATTCCTGTGCGCCGTGGCCAAAGGTGTCCCAGTCGTCACCACGCAATGGCTGGAAAAG AGCGGTAAAGCTGGGAGCTTCCTCTCTCCATATGCGTTTGTTGTGAAAGATCCTGAGCAAGAGAAGAAGTTCAGCTTCTCCCTGCAGGAGTCCTTGAGGACTGCCAGCAGCCAGCCTCTCCTACAG GGATATGAGATCCATGTCACGAAGTCTGTAAAGCCAGAACCGGTTCACATGAAAGACATAATTACCTGCAGTGGTGCTACATTTCTACCAAAGATGCCCACAGCTCACAAG CCCCAGACCGTAGTGATTTCCTGCGAGGAGGACCTGCGACTGTGTGGCCCCGCCATGTCTGCGTCTCTTCTCATCGTCACTGCTGAGTTTATACTCACAGGAATCCTGCAGCAGAGAGTCGATTTTCAGACCCATGCACTTCCTCCCCCTGTAACCAACCTGCAACCTGCTGCGGGCAGGGAAAGAGGCAGAAAGAAGACTTAG